A genome region from Chloroflexia bacterium SDU3-3 includes the following:
- a CDS encoding sulfite exporter TauE/SafE family protein: MMIMLATIAIIFLAAMVKTTLGFGESLLAMPLLVMTVGLGAATPIVGFMGLALTLLMVGAHWRQIDLRATWKLLAAALLGLPFGILLVRAVPGVVGLRLLGLVLIGFGLFSLLRPQIAVGLHPLWGYGFGFLAGVLGSAYNTSGPPLVLYSALRGWPPVQFRATMQSFFLPISVLIVGAQVASGLWTPWVLATALLALPALLLAVPVGERLQRRIPVERFSRVVHGALVVLGLMLLR, from the coding sequence GCCATCATTTTTCTGGCGGCCATGGTGAAGACCACGCTGGGCTTTGGCGAGTCGCTGCTGGCCATGCCGCTGCTGGTCATGACTGTCGGGCTGGGGGCGGCCACGCCTATTGTCGGGTTCATGGGGTTGGCGCTCACGCTGCTGATGGTGGGCGCGCACTGGCGTCAGATCGACCTGCGGGCCACGTGGAAGCTGCTGGCGGCGGCGCTGCTGGGCCTGCCGTTTGGCATCCTGCTGGTGCGCGCCGTGCCCGGGGTGGTGGGTCTGCGCCTGCTGGGCCTGGTGCTGATCGGCTTCGGCCTGTTCTCGCTGCTACGGCCCCAGATCGCGGTGGGCCTGCACCCGCTGTGGGGCTACGGGTTCGGGTTCTTGGCCGGGGTGCTGGGCAGCGCCTACAACACCAGCGGGCCGCCGCTGGTGCTCTACAGTGCGCTGCGCGGCTGGCCGCCGGTGCAGTTCCGCGCCACCATGCAGAGCTTCTTTCTACCCATCAGCGTGCTGATCGTGGGCGCGCAGGTGGCCAGTGGCCTGTGGACGCCGTGGGTGCTCGCCACCGCGCTGCTGGCGCTGCCCGCGCTGCTGCTGGCCGTGCCCGTGGGCGAGCGGCTCCAGCGCCGCATCCCGGTCGAGCGGTTCTCGCGGGTGGTGCACGGCGCGCTCGTGGTGCT